The following are encoded together in the Sparus aurata chromosome 1, fSpaAur1.1, whole genome shotgun sequence genome:
- the LOC115587285 gene encoding retinal cone rhodopsin-sensitive cGMP 3',5'-cyclic phosphodiesterase subunit gamma-like, whose product MADTAVAAPADRKAPPKFKQRTARTFKSKAPKPGQKGFGDDIPGMEGLGTDITVVCPWEAFGDMELSDLAKYGIV is encoded by the exons ATGGCAGACACAGCCGTCGCAGCTCCCGCCGACAGGAAGGCACCACCCAAATTCAAGCAGAGGACTGCACGTACCTTCAAGAGCAAGGCCCCTAAGCCAGGCCAGAAGGG ATTCGGAGACGACATCCCCGGCATGGAGGGCCTTGGCACAGATATCACAGTGGTTTGCCCATGGGAAGCCTTCGGTGACATGGAGCTCAGCGACCTGGCAAAATATGGAATCGTCTAg